In Panicum virgatum strain AP13 chromosome 4N, P.virgatum_v5, whole genome shotgun sequence, a single window of DNA contains:
- the LOC120669205 gene encoding uncharacterized protein LOC120669205, translated as MELMGIGLDKLCHSKSPFTALRQGTNFRKEVLTFDVVGLRGAYHTILGRPCYAKFMAIPNYTNLKLKMLGPKGVITVSSSFEHAYECDVECVEHAEALAVDEALAVDLERMARGHGLLAAT; from the exons atggagctcatggggatcggcttGGACAAGCTATGCCACAGCAAGTCGCCGTTCACGGCGTTGCGCCAGGGAA CCAACTTCCGTAAGGAGGTGCTCACCTTTGATGTGGTGGGGCTCCGGGGAGCATACCACACCATTCTGGGGCGGCcatgctacgccaagtttatggcgatccccaactacaccaaCCTCAAGTTGAAGATGCTGGGCCCGAAGGGGGTCATCACCGTCAgctcctcgttcgagcacgcctatgagtgcgacgttgagtgcgtCGAGCACGCCGAGGCCCTGGCGgtggacgaggccctcgccgtGGACTTGGAGAGGATGGCACGAGGCCATGGACTCCTCGCAGCGACATGA